One stretch of Halalkalicoccus tibetensis DNA includes these proteins:
- a CDS encoding DUF4268 domain-containing protein, whose amino-acid sequence MRQGSPEEFHELEPQDVREYWTHEAHDFTPWLANSIESEEVSHLEDILGLDLEVTEIEKSVGKYNVDIVAEVVDDSRQVVIENQLSSSDHDHLGKSIAYAAGVDADIIVWISPTFNDEHRDAIQWLNKNSREGVDLFAIRLEVWRIGESPPAVRFNPVEDPSEWKEKAKRSEGELTETKKLQEEYWTQFRDLIDSKDTPLRARKPKPQHWYNNPIGKSGYKLQFTVNTVENRLYAQLIIKDDSEAFQSLEQQKEQIEEEMGESFIWHPPEEAQGESNRSKITLRREGHLTEKGDWDQYHQWMLKRGEQFHEVFAGRIQTV is encoded by the coding sequence ATGAGACAAGGGTCACCCGAGGAATTCCATGAACTGGAACCACAGGACGTGCGCGAATATTGGACTCACGAGGCTCACGATTTCACGCCATGGTTGGCGAACTCAATCGAATCTGAAGAGGTCTCTCATCTCGAGGATATCCTCGGACTGGATTTGGAGGTGACCGAGATAGAGAAGAGTGTCGGAAAATACAATGTCGATATCGTAGCCGAAGTCGTCGACGACAGTCGCCAGGTCGTCATCGAGAACCAACTGAGTTCTTCCGATCACGACCACTTGGGGAAGTCTATTGCTTACGCGGCCGGTGTCGATGCGGACATTATCGTTTGGATCTCGCCGACGTTCAACGACGAGCACCGAGACGCTATCCAATGGTTGAACAAAAACAGCCGGGAGGGCGTCGACTTGTTCGCCATTCGGCTCGAAGTATGGCGGATCGGCGAATCACCTCCAGCAGTCCGATTCAATCCAGTCGAAGACCCCAGCGAGTGGAAGGAGAAAGCCAAGCGGTCTGAGGGCGAGTTGACGGAGACAAAGAAACTCCAGGAGGAGTACTGGACGCAGTTCCGCGATCTGATCGACAGCAAGGATACCCCGTTACGAGCGCGAAAGCCGAAGCCACAGCACTGGTACAACAATCCGATCGGGAAATCGGGCTACAAACTCCAGTTCACGGTCAACACGGTGGAGAATAGGCTGTACGCTCAGCTCATTATCAAGGACGACTCGGAGGCTTTCCAGTCCTTGGAGCAACAGAAAGAGCAGATCGAGGAGGAGATGGGTGAGTCGTTCATCTGGCACCCGCCAGAGGAGGCTCAGGGAGAGAGTAACCGGAGCAAGATTACGCTTCGTCGAGAGGGTCATCTAACGGAAAAGGGCGACTGGGATCAGTACCACCAATGGATGCTGAAGCGAGGAGAACAATTCCATGAGGTATTCGCTGGTCGGATTCAGACCGTTTGA
- a CDS encoding DUF3883 domain-containing protein → MAALAGAINRLEKAFPEQWHFLMEFIQNADDSQSNSFSLRLTEDAVTILNDGREFDYDDVESVCNVGQSSKANPDKGEDYIGYLGVGFKSVFLISDNPRIYSGEYQFEFDKHSWSDPTQSPWQIIPIWIHDDAQTFPDEYNTKFEIPFSDDISQETFDKLTSELDVGQISDRTILFLKNLEEIEIIDEVNGVEKTISKSIVTTRDEYDIVEVTTERNDETETTRWLRFTDTVEVPGRVKEDRMTKQWERHTINHREIIVAFELNTDNVLQKQEGTAHIGVFSFLPLKEVPSGLNFLVQADFLTAPGRETIHRDALWNRWLAQEIFELIIGQAIPAFKQDSDWRKNFTTVLYPQKGGHSLFDDEIHRPLQDHLKDAPVLLTVNDEFGRPCRCVNIDSSIGELISDNEFDKLYPNKSRLHPDCEVAAALEQEMTSGPTYSPNRGLSDSMNRLFELKAQEGDTDFFSQLYREIGEWTENTLLGTKLRREEITLTEADELEIPRNVRVLDDDLELSSDIRDDITILHPRIADETAIETLELLGAKTFDQADIDKRLRGKDTIKSLEQGGGGGVSEQAKTTDSSSGEEPIEFEPEWSDLSEERKIEQTIEILDLFHEGVVTVPDLGDIKVKSKDGEWVSPEDILYPAEYYPNHRIEALHTAGLIPTRTLFLSTEYLEERADVHQWKQFFDAIGVESNLNEISIVEQVAIESALLVEAEEGRDAKALSRHEEIEGYDIQSESRVIEVKGSKKESPSVNLTQKQFGRLKDNSDNYYLYIVRDALQNPSVSIIKGKNILNVKLSVKIDYSELQNLTDSEHSVL, encoded by the coding sequence ATGGCAGCTCTTGCGGGGGCAATCAATCGGCTGGAAAAAGCATTCCCCGAACAATGGCACTTCCTGATGGAATTTATCCAAAACGCCGACGACAGCCAAAGCAATTCCTTCTCCCTGCGGCTTACCGAAGATGCAGTTACTATACTCAATGATGGGCGAGAATTTGACTATGACGACGTCGAAAGTGTCTGTAACGTCGGGCAGTCCTCAAAAGCGAACCCTGACAAAGGTGAGGACTACATCGGCTACCTTGGTGTCGGCTTCAAATCCGTCTTTTTAATTTCGGATAATCCACGGATATACTCGGGTGAGTATCAGTTCGAATTCGACAAACACAGCTGGTCTGACCCCACTCAGAGCCCGTGGCAAATCATCCCCATCTGGATACACGATGATGCCCAGACGTTTCCGGATGAGTACAACACGAAATTCGAGATTCCATTTTCCGATGATATCAGTCAGGAGACGTTCGACAAGCTCACGAGCGAATTGGACGTAGGCCAGATATCCGATCGGACCATCTTATTCCTGAAGAATTTAGAGGAGATCGAGATCATCGATGAAGTCAACGGCGTCGAAAAGACCATCTCGAAATCGATAGTCACTACCCGGGATGAATACGACATCGTCGAGGTCACCACCGAGAGAAACGACGAGACTGAGACGACGCGCTGGTTACGATTTACCGACACTGTCGAGGTACCAGGGCGAGTCAAAGAGGACCGCATGACCAAGCAGTGGGAGAGGCATACAATTAACCACCGTGAGATCATCGTTGCTTTCGAACTCAATACAGATAACGTTCTGCAAAAACAGGAAGGGACGGCGCATATCGGGGTATTTAGCTTCCTGCCGCTAAAAGAGGTTCCCAGCGGTCTCAATTTCTTAGTCCAAGCAGATTTCCTAACGGCACCTGGGCGAGAGACAATTCACCGAGATGCTCTGTGGAATCGGTGGTTAGCACAGGAGATATTTGAGCTGATTATAGGCCAAGCAATCCCGGCGTTCAAGCAGGATTCGGATTGGCGCAAGAACTTCACTACCGTCCTCTACCCGCAGAAAGGCGGGCATTCTCTTTTCGACGACGAGATTCATAGGCCATTACAGGACCACCTCAAGGACGCACCGGTACTCCTGACGGTCAATGATGAGTTCGGCCGACCCTGCCGCTGCGTGAACATTGACTCCTCAATCGGCGAGTTAATCTCAGACAACGAGTTTGACAAGCTGTATCCGAACAAGTCGCGACTCCATCCCGATTGCGAGGTTGCTGCTGCGTTAGAACAGGAGATGACTTCCGGACCGACTTACTCTCCGAACAGGGGCTTATCCGATAGCATGAACCGGCTTTTCGAATTAAAGGCACAGGAGGGGGATACCGACTTTTTCTCGCAGCTGTACCGGGAGATAGGCGAGTGGACTGAAAATACTCTGTTGGGCACCAAGCTCAGAAGAGAAGAGATTACTCTCACGGAGGCAGATGAGCTCGAAATACCCCGAAATGTGCGTGTGCTGGATGACGACCTTGAGCTATCGAGCGATATACGAGACGATATCACGATTCTACACCCGAGAATAGCGGATGAAACAGCGATAGAGACGCTAGAACTACTCGGCGCCAAAACTTTCGATCAGGCGGATATCGACAAAAGGTTGCGTGGGAAGGATACGATCAAGTCGCTTGAGCAAGGGGGTGGAGGTGGTGTTTCCGAACAGGCGAAAACAACTGATTCATCCTCTGGGGAGGAGCCAATCGAATTCGAGCCCGAATGGTCGGATCTATCCGAGGAACGGAAGATAGAGCAAACGATAGAAATTTTAGACCTGTTTCACGAGGGAGTGGTTACTGTACCCGACCTCGGCGATATCAAAGTAAAGAGCAAAGACGGAGAATGGGTATCACCAGAGGATATCCTATATCCAGCGGAGTACTACCCTAACCACCGAATCGAAGCACTTCATACGGCGGGCCTGATTCCTACCAGAACCTTGTTTCTCTCAACCGAATATCTCGAAGAGAGAGCCGATGTGCACCAATGGAAGCAGTTCTTTGATGCTATCGGTGTTGAAAGCAACCTCAACGAGATCTCGATCGTCGAGCAGGTGGCTATAGAGTCCGCTCTGTTAGTTGAAGCGGAGGAAGGGAGAGATGCTAAGGCTCTCTCCCGACACGAAGAAATCGAAGGATACGATATCCAATCCGAGTCAAGAGTTATTGAGGTCAAAGGAAGTAAAAAAGAATCGCCAAGTGTCAATCTGACTCAGAAGCAATTCGGACGATTGAAGGATAATAGTGATAACTACTATTTATATATAGTTAGGGATGCTCTACAGAACCCATCAGTTTCTATTATCAAAGGCAAAAATATACTAAATGTTAAACTATCTGTCAAGATAGACTACTCCGAATTGCAGAACCTCACTGACTCAGAACACAGCGTACTATAG